The following proteins are co-located in the Callospermophilus lateralis isolate mCalLat2 chromosome 8, mCalLat2.hap1, whole genome shotgun sequence genome:
- the Adra2c gene encoding alpha-2C adrenergic receptor — translation MASPALAAALAVAAAEGPNASGASNGGSGGGANASGATWGPPPGQYSAGAVAGLAAVVGFLIVFTVVGNVLVVIAVLTSRALRAPQNLFLVSLASADILVATLVMPFSLANELMAYWYFGQVWCGVYLALDVLFCTSSIVHLCAISLDRYWSVTQAVEYNLKRTPRRVKATIVAVWLISAVISFPPLVSFYRQPDGAAYPQCGLNDETWYILSSCIGSFFAPCLIMGLVYARIYRVAKLRTRTLSEKRAPAGPDGASPTTENGLGTAAGENGHCAPPRADVEPDESSAAERRRRRGALRRGGRRRAGAEGDAGVPGPGTPPADQGALAAARSPGPGGRLSRASSRSVEFFLSRRRRARSSVCRRKVAQAREKRFTFVLAVVMGVFVLCWFPFFFSYSLYGICREACQLPDPLFKFFFWIGYCNSSLNPVIYTVFNQDFRRSFKHILFRRRRRGFRQ, via the coding sequence ATGGCTTCCCCGGCGCTGGCGGCTGCGCTGGCGGTGGCGGCGGCGGAGGGCCCCAACGCGAGCGGCGCCAGCAACGGGGGCAGCGGCGGGGGCGCCAACGCCTCAGGGGCTACCTGGGGGCCGCCGCCAGGCCAGTACTCGGCCGGCGCTGTGGCGGGGCTGGCGGCCGTGGTGGGCTTCCTCATCGTCTTCACCGTGGTGGGCAACGTGCTGGTGGTAATCGCCGTGCTGACCAGTCGGGCTCTGCGCGCGCCACAGAACCTCTTCCTGGTGTCGCTGGCCTCGGCCGACATCCTGGTGGCCACGCTGGTTATGCCCTTCTCGCTGGCCAATGAGCTCATGGCCTACTGGTACTTTGGGCAGGTGTGGTGCGGTGTGTACCTGGCACTCGACGTGCTCTTCTGCACCTCGTCCATCGTGCACCTGTGCGCCATCAGCCTGGACCGCTACTGGTCGGTGACGCAGGCCGTCGAGTACAACCTGAAGCGCACGCCTCGCCGAGTTAAGGCCACAATCGTGGCTGTGTGGCTCATCTCGGCCGTCATCTCCTTCCCACCGCTGGTCTCCTTCTACCGTCAGCCCGACGGAGCCGCCTACCCTCAGTGCGGCCTCAACGACGAGACCTGGTACATCCTGTCCTCCTGCATCGGCTCCTTCTTCGCGCCCTGCCTCATCATGGGCCTGGTCTATGCGCGCATTTACCGGGTAGCCAAGCTGCGCACGCGCACACTCAGCGAGAAGCGCGCTCCCGCGGGCCCCGACGGCGCATCTCCGACCACTGAGAACGGGCTGGGCACGGCGGCGGGCGAGAACGGGCACTGCGCACCCCCGCGCGCCGACGTGGAGCCAGACGAGAGCAGCGCCGCTGAGAGGCGGCGGCGCCGGGGCGCGCTGCGGCGGGGCGGACGGCGGCGCGCGGGCGCCGAGGGGGACGCGGGTGTGCCGGGGCCCGGGACCCCGCCTGCTGACCAGGGCGCCCTGGCGGCAGCCCGGTCCCCGGGTCCTGGCGGGCGCTTGTCGCGCGCCAGCTCGCGCTCCGTCGAGTTCTTCCTGTCGCGCCGGCGCCGGGCGCGCAGCAGCGTCTGCCGCCGCAAGGTGGCCCAGGCGCGGGAGAAGCGCTTCACCTTCGTGCTGGCCGTGGTCATGGGCGTGTTCGTGCTCTGCTGGTTCCCTTTCTTCTTCAGCTACAGTCTGTACGGCATCTGCCGCGAGGCCTGCCAGCTGCCTGACCCGCTCTTTAAGTTCTTCTTCTGGATCGGCTACTGCAACAGCTCGCTCAACCCGGTCATCTACACGGTCTTCAACCAGGACTTCCGGCGCTCCTTCAAGCACATCCTCTTCCGACGCAGGAGAAGGGGCTTCCGACAGTGA